Below is a genomic region from Bombus pascuorum chromosome 7, iyBomPasc1.1, whole genome shotgun sequence.
AGAGTCAATCAAGtataatagtttatttttatatttatagtgaGTACGTTTAAGCAGAACGGAACTAACGAGGATCGTGAGCCAACGTCATACTCTTTCGTTCGCCAAAATCGTGGCACGCTTTCGATAATGGAAACAGATGCGCGATCGccagattaataataatctcgGCATGATCGCGCGATTTTCTATACTTTACGCTAATTAATTAGCAGCAGGCGTGCGAAGTAATTGCTACAGGACGCGAGAGTGTGCACATTTATTTCGCAAACAGCAAGTTGCATTCGGTTTTCGTAACGCAGTCAGGCCacgatttcgatgaaaatatcTTATCTGCCGATATGTTAAAGTTAATCCAATGCCATTTTCCGTAAAACAGCCATTTTTTTGCTCTTGACGTGACTATTATGTCGTACTGAtaataatgattaaaaatGTAGCTCTCGTATAATTTGCGCTTGCTAAATAATCTAAAGTGTGTTGCAAAGGTCGCTATACTTTTGTTCTTAAAGATAATGCGATGTTATTTTGAATACGCTCGTTCTCTATTTGCAAATAGATTGTCGCGTGACtaaatttttacaacattACCATtactccttcttttttttaatcggAATTATCTTCATTTTGAATTGTAACAAATTCAAAACCaatgtaataacaattttcCCAATTTAATAATGTACAACAGGTGCGTCGCATGCCACAAGCTTTGGCCTCGGGAAAATTGAAGAGGACAACGTCCACGCCACAAATTCTGGAAGCAGTCAACCTTACACCGTCTACGCCTACCTTAACGCCAAAGATGACGAATGGAGTCATATCCAGTCGCACCACTCCGACACCTCTGCGTTTTGCAACGGCACCTAGTCAGAAAGGGCTGATGCACAGGTTTCTGGCGACTAGGGGGAAAATATACAAACCAAAATCTGCAGGTAACGACGCGCTAACACCACCCATGGCACCCAGTATCACGCTCAATCCGCTGAGCATCAAGGCTTTCAATAGAAGTCTGGAAATTCAACTCGAACCAGATGATGAGCCCAAGAAGCCTCCCGTTAGGAAGGGATACGTCCCTGTggaagaaaaaattcaaaaagaattacatgagatgaaagagagagaaaacgagCTTAGgtaatatgtttatttttaattttattttacttttataatgATTAATGTATTCATAGCTATTATTTAAGCTGTTCAGAGGTCAACCCTATAAGTTGAAAAGTACACAAAAATGacgatgttataaatattgtttttcatttttttaagattagaatttagaattagaatttactattatttacatCATCTTCTTGCGATGAATGAAGTCACTTGTACCTTGacaattgaatattaatcgcGTACTTGTATAGTGAAATTAAGAAAGCGAATAGAAAATGGAGTTGATAAATGACAAgttatagatattttaaatgttattgtttTAAGAACTGTAACTAATATGATTGATAATTTAATGTCATTTTCAATCATACATTATTATCGGATTAAGTGTATTTTTGAGgtaaattattatgattaatagtaataatttatacgtttttCATTTCACGATGTAACAAGcaattacatacatttttagatTAATGCGGTCTCAAATGTTGGCCAAGTCTCAACCAAATCTTTTGGACATTGGAAATGATAACGATTCCGATATCTATGATGGTTCAAGTTCGTTAAGAAGCGGTACCTCGACAAATACTTTAAATGAggatgaaatagaaaaagaagctAAAGGAAAACACAAGGTATTGCCAGTTCTTTTAAAAAGTTCGaatatgttaattattattaatcaaatgTATATagcatatttaatatatgtgtttgtcgataattaattatttgttttcatCAAGTATTGGAATGGATTATTACGTATAGATGCGTGTGTTCATATTTTCAAACGACGATGACTTACTaatctttatttaattctatagCCAAATCCACGACGTAGGAGCACTCTCATCGCACAGTGGGAAAATTTGATAGCTGCAAAAAAGGAGTCTAATGACAATAACAACGAGAGCgatctaaatttttaaaaaatttcaccaccttgtaaaaaataagtaatcaACGTTTATCCTCGTCTTAATATTATTCCTTTTAAGTACTCAAATCATTTAAGTGAATGGTATGAGCCTTAAAGTGTGCTGCAACACTTTTAGTATTTCAAgcacacatatgtatatttcaggTTAATATATATTGCTGGTTTTATTCACTTTTTcagttttcaaattaatttatttaatgttacgataaatatttattcaaaagtaAAACATTTACCTGattaaacatatattatatttaatgtcttttttgtttcttttttttttaatgttttcagtattaagaaaaagaattatcaataatgaaaagaaaattatcttcCCTTTGTACGGgtcaacaaatattattagtattacaagcatatatttaatatatccgcttgttaattgtaatatatatacctattattatattatatagacACATAAAAATGACTGAGAATTCCTAATTCTAAAGATTTCCTTTAACATGTGCTATATAATCGTTATTATAGGTCATATAAGCaagataatatgtattatgtacTTAATCAATTGTAAAGAATAATTGTATTCAATTTACTTGCATATGTGATAGTATCGTTCcgatatagtaataataaaaaaatagtttgTGCAACTATGTAATTAATAAGATACATATCTCAAAactttttcttgtatttttttaattataaacaaaacacctaaaatgtattaaaaatatttgttttgaaccacaataaatatataataaatttacatttttttatatagacatattaaattgtaaatatagatAGTTCTTGATGAatgaacattaataaaaaaacttAACATACCTACAATAAGTAGAATCATAACCTGGTCTGTACATTCATAagatataagtaaaaatagtaatatttttatacgtttatttattataacatatatttattaattctttattttgtaGATACATCgtagataattatattttgtttgctATGTCCAAGAATTGATAGAAgtaacttttttattatttttcataatattaatttacaaacaattaattacatgTATGGAATACaatacattaataaataacttcATTACAATGTATTATaacatgtaatataaaatgtataaaacctctgtattaaatatttttcttattttgtgAATATCTGTATCGGTATAATTATTGACTTCCGATTGTGAATAATATGCAAGCTTTTCCACGTGTCGTCAAGTAACACGTCGCAGTAATGAATCTTTCAAATGCAAAAAAAGCAATAAATgaagaaatcgaaatttcattattaataaatgtcGTTAACAATGAAGGTAAATGAATGATTTtggaatatacgtatatgtttatatatcgTATTAGGTTATATTCTCGGTCAATATATTTTGCTATaatcaaattctattttatattttatgttacttGTTTCAGGTCATAACCTGCCTATTTGTGTGCAACATatattaaatggaaattataaAGATGTCATAAATAATAAGTTATCTTCAAATCTAATTCAAGAGTTGAATAATAGCaataatgtttcaaaattaatacatGACAATATAGAAAAAACAGACTCGCATGATTCTTGGCTATACACAGGCATAGcctctttattatattttattcaacagAATTGGACAGGTCcacaaattgaaaaagataCTGAATGgcaaaaaattaatgaagaGAATATACTTAGAAATTTATCATTACACGATGAATGTAATGCAAATGTTAAAATGTCAGACCTTCTTTACTTTTCTAAGATGATATTCTCAAatgaaattctacaaaatgCTTATAAAAGTTGTATATGGTGGTTATTTAGAACAAATCTTTTACATCAATTTATACTAAATGAAAGTTCCGGTACAATATTTGATGAGACTGAACATTTGATTCAGAAAATCAATGATTTGCAAatgttgaaagaaaatttgtattgcgaaacattgttttatattgaagccgcacaattttatttttattataggagaattcaaaattcagaaaaatatgttaaacTTGCTCAAAAAGGAGCGAAATTAAGCTTAAATCTTGAAGGTGCATTAGGTAAACGTACAAAATATCAAGAAGACAAGGCACAACTGTTTTTAGGAATAACTTTAGAAAAGGAACAGTTTCCTTCTAGATATTGtgaaaatttaccaaaatCTTTGGATTTGAATGATGATATTAGATTAGAacatattcaattttcaacaaatatagaaaatacacaaTTAGGAGCAGTAGAGGAAGCTATTATATTAGCAAAATagtaagaatatattttacatttttgttatactatatttataaagcaaaactcatattttattttaaattttacttctaATAGCATTCAATTACAGTTATCACAACCAAAGGATAAATTAACAGATGAAGAAGTAACGCCTTATTTATCTGTAAGTATTTTTggcttttatattttttattttcttaccaaagattattttttaataggtTGTGGTAAATAATACAAGAAATTGGTCCTTAAAAATAGCATCTCTATATCATCGGTGTTCTTTAGAATCTGAGGATAAACGAACTGTTGAACGATCAATGATacaaatggaatatttaatacatgaACTAAACAAGTCAAAAATCTGTGTTGCAAACAGAATGGACCTATTCTTTGCCAGTGGGCTTAAGCCAGTTTGGGCTTTAGAACAAATGTGGGCACAATTGATGCTAAGTGTTGGCTTAGTAAAGGGtgctttggatatttttttaaagagcAAACTATGGGAAGAAGCTATTGCTTGTTACAACATATTAGAGCTAAGACATAAAGTATACATTttagtttatataatttcttcttaGCATAcgtgaaacaaataaatttatactttatttttaattttaggcAGCAGAAATTATTCAGCaagaaatatctaaaaaacCATCAGTTCAATTATGGTGCTTATTAGGTGATGCAACTCAAGAACCTAGTTGTTATGAAACAGCATGGGAActatctaataaaaaaagtagTCGAGTTCAAAGACATTGgggatttttttattttgccaaACAAAATGTGCGTACATAAATATAAGCTTGAAAAGTTTTCCCTTTTcttagtaatttaattaaatacatatattattttttatttttaagtatgAGGAAGCTATACcacatttaaaattatcagttgaattaaataacattCAAGAAAATGTTTGGATTAGACTTGGATTTGCTGCTTTACAAGTGAAAGATTGGAAACTGGCAGCAACAGCATATAAACGTTATTGCGCACTAGAGCAAACggtttgtattaatattttcaattattaatttgttatgtaataatatatatgaagaatatatattaaagaatttgGCAATTTAATTATAGACATTCGAGGCTTGGAATAATTTAGCCAAAGCTTATATAAAGCTAGGTGATAAAGTGAAAGCTTGGAAATCTCTTCAAGATGCTTTAAAGTGTAACTATGATCAATGGCAAGTTTGGGATAATTTAATGGTCGTTAGCATTGACTTAGGACATTTTTCAGAAgtacgaatatataatattaataaaaataaaatttaactcATCCCGAAAATCATATATCTTTTAACGATTTATGTcttttacacatttttctaGGTAATTCGATGTTATCATCGTATTTTAGACTTGAAAAATCACCATTTAGATGTTCAAATTCTTGACATACTTACTGATGCTGTAGTAAACAATGTTAATGATTCAGATGGAAAGTCTGCACAAAAATTACTTCCAAAAGTTTTAgaattatttggaagaattacTTCATTTATACCTAATAATTCTGATATTTGGAGAATGTATGGACAACTtacttttcttaaaaaaacTGATATTGATAATGACAAAGCACTACACTATTTACATCAAGCACATCGTATTGCAGTATCAGATCCCAAATGGCTTTTACAAGAAGAATCAGTTCAGAAAGTATTACAATTGTGTTGTATGTTAGCAGAAATGTATTTGCAATATGTTCCCAATTGTGAAcctaagaaaaaaagaacactGTTAGCAAGTGCAAAATTATCTCTTCAGGGAATTGTGAAAAAAGTTAAAGATAAAGAGTGGAATATTGAAAAGATTTGTACATCTGtagaaaaagttgaaaaatatttaaatattgtaataattgaattagaaaaaataaaattggcaaattgaagaatatattttatttttattatatgcaaAATGATCGCATTATGTACTAATTTTTACTCGGaaagtacaaaattatattgtaatattattgtatgttagcattaattaatttttagggaaatataatttaataaattttgttcaaagtattttatgattatttcaaaaaattacatatagtCTTATGGAAGTTAAGTATTACGTTTGCTCTTATCACTTTTTTTTCacaatttgaataaattataaatttacatacatttagATTCATGGATATTAAATCATAACTTTACACTGGAAATGTAAACTTTAAGATAGCCAAATTTAGGAGCATGCGATAGTATCCATGGTTGTAATCTATCTATAGTCGATTCGTAAAAATTCTACGTTAGGTTAATATCAAACGATGGCATGGCAACTATTTAGTCTTACTTCAATCTCGATCACGAGAACGTAAATCTaagcaatataaataaattatataaatcagtaaaattttattaaaaaaaccttataatatattaaatatattttacatatcaaGAAAGGTAAGTAATTATGGAAGtattaaaagtttttatataaaaatatataaagcttATGAATTACAGAAACTTTAGAGACTATaagaatattcattttttaaaataaaatttacttaacTGTAATTCATTACTTTTTTCAGATGGCATTTGCTGGGAAAGTTGTATTAATAACTGGAGCTAGTTCTGGCATTGGAGCAGCAACTGCTGTACAGTTTTCACAACTTGGTGcattattatcattaacaGGTCGTAATATACAGAAATTAAATGAAGTCGCTGAACAATGTAAGTCTAACAAACCATTAATTGTAACTGGAGAACTAACTAATGAAAGTgatgttgaaaatattgtcAAATCCACTATTAAACATTATGGTAAACTGGATGTCCTAGTTAATAACGCTGGTATATTAGAAAATGGAGGCATAGAGAACACTTCATTAGAACAATATGACAGGTATAAGTCTATCATTTGTATATCTAGcttaaatcaataaaatttaatcttaattttatacaacatattaaacatgtaaatattttagagTTTTCAACGTAAATGTACGTTCAATATATCATTTAACAATGTTGGCTGTTCCATATCTAGTAGAATCTAAAGGTAATATTGTGAATGTATCAAGTGTAGTTGGAATAAGATCCTTCTCAGGAGTTTTAGCATACAGTATGAGTAAATCAGCAATTGATCAATTCACACGATGTATAGCTCTTGATCTTGCACCAAAACAAGTACGTTTGATTTGAAAacttattaattacaatagtagcttttatatttaatctttaatttatagGTAAGGGTTAATGCCGTAAATCCTGGTGTAATAGTAACAAATCTTCATAGAAGTAGTGGAATGTCAGAAGATCAATTAAAAGCATTCTTTGCTAAGGGTAAAGAAACTCATGCACTTGGCAGAACAGGAGAACCTAGCGAGGTTGCAAAAGCAATTACATATTTGGCAAGTGACGATGCCAGCTTCACTACAGGTGTAACTTTATCTGTTGATGGAGGAAGACATGTCATGTGTCCTcgctaaattatattttatatatggtggaaataataattttataccttttcaatcataaatatgataaaagttACATTCAacattaatatattgtattctttttagaatatttctcaTGTTAAAGAAGTTAACGTTtctcaataaataaatagtttaaaattgatttcttATTACATAATGCTCACAATGTATTAACCTATACTAATTACCACATTATTTGCTGACTTCTAAATATAGAACTATTAACTACTTGTTTAAATTGTGTTGTAATACCACAATAGAAAAACATAGCAAAATActttactttaattatattaagacaaaaaatgatttcaatattgctcaaattgaaataagaagataattgaatttaaacacaaatagaagattttattttataaatttgcttatatttctttcaatgttgatatttttgttactaacaagcaaaaaataaacaacttcCAATAATTTGTTGTTCTCAGAGGAAATTGTAAGAACTAATTTATGTTATGATAATACAGAAGTAAAAAAAGTTACGCGTAGATAACACGTAACATGCGATAATTATCagtttaaacaaaattaaaaatccaaggacaaattttccataagtatattcataatgttatatttaattcttattttatataaatataaaattatttgtataacatattaaataatttgttttaaaagtaGTCCATTCATTTCATCAACATGAATCTATACAACACTAAATAGTGTGTAAATATGCCACGTCATATAACGAACGCTTTATCTTCTTTcaagataatatattatgaagCATTAAAGTAACATTCATTTACGTTACTAGTTACTAGTTACGTTACTAGTCTGACAGTCTGACGCGAAATCAAGATTCGTTATGTCTACCAAAAGCataccatactttttatcAGGGTCGGTAGTCAGGGGGTTTGGCAGAGGTTCCAAAGCCTTGGGGATACCTACAGGTAACACTCAacagtttcattttttgtttgatagattcgaaaattttgaaattaatcagaaacaatttaaaattacgttaaTGTTGCGGAGAATAGTTTAGAATTGTATGCAATTGAAAAACGTAATCGCTTTATTGTATACATACTTATTGGCgggaatatatgaaatatgttaaaaaagttatttaatatcatgTATTGTATTAATCGCTACCTtattttgtgttttatttgatattttaatcgctttttattaagaaatattttgatttaaaaactTGCGAAAGTTAAactaattatattgtataaataaaagaaaaaataatttttttcagtaatattttgttgatatTGTATGtagctataaaattatttttctatagcAAATCTTGAAGACAAGGTAGTAAATAATTTACCTGGTGATCTTAGTACTGGAATTTATTATGGATGGGCTTCTATAGACGGACAAACTTATAAAATGGTTGCCAGTATTGGATGGAATCCGttttataaaaacgaaaaaaagacgGTGGTAcgaatgtaaattataatacctgataacatgaaaatttgaaaccattttttaataatatatcattGCTGTAGGAAATACATTTAATGCATAAATTTGAGAACGATTTTTATGGGAAACAAATTAAAGCTGTTTTTACGGGATATGTACGACCAGAAAAAGATTTTACTTCTGAAGGTAAATAGTAACTGTATCAAAATTTGTCCCATCTTTATCATATTAATCATTATCATTTCAGAGGAATTAATTCGAGCGATAAAAGATGATATTACAATTGCCGAAGAACAATTACAGAAATCAGATATGGCGGTTTATAAAGATAATTCATTCTTTAAAGAATAATCTGACTATATAAGAGTACTATAATCATAATTTGCACTGCAAATGATATGATCATGTTATGGCAATATTTCCTTACTATATAcggaaataatattaactCATACTTTGCCATAGTTCATAGTTTACTCTAATTAGGGATAATgtctataatataaatagctttaattattaatttcatagtatatatatgtataacttgcattatataatttctattatttttaatatacatacaattatatatataatatataactaaattaaaaatataattcatacgtaattaatattaattatgttgAAGTAGTATCTGATGGTGATGAAGTTGGTGGTGGAGGTGGAGGTGGTGGTATAGGTACCCATGGCAATTTCATTCGAATAGGAACTTGTGATGCTTGTGGTAGCCAAGGCATATTTGCACCGTGAAATCTTACACTTGTAGATGAATTTGGATGATATTGTGGTGTTATGTATCCTGGAGGAACTCTTGGACATGTATTGAAAGGAATTCTAGGATTTAGATATGTTGAGCTACTATCTTCACTATAATAATTGTGTGAGCCATAAAAGTTTTGGTTAAGACCACTAACATTATGGTTCATATATTGCACAGGTTGCAATGAACACATTCCATATCCGTAAGGTTCACTATTAGTTTGATAGGATTGTGACCATAAATTCTGAGAATGATTTTCAGTTTGCATAGAAGGAAATCGTCTATCTCCTCGTGCATAAAATCCTTTTCTTTGATTCTGCATACTTCTATTCCACGGATGATTGGATTGCCAACCAGTAGCAG
It encodes:
- the LOC132909319 gene encoding uncharacterized protein LOC132909319 isoform X2, whose amino-acid sequence is MAEHRLEQLKKATDRIQKEIEEVTEREHELRNVGSIKTTSHETVDSKVRRMPQALASGKLKRTTSTPQILEAVNLTPSTPTLTPKMTNGVISSRTTPTPLRFATAPSQKGLMHRFLATRGKIYKPKSAGNDALTPPMAPSITLNPLSIKAFNRSLEIQLEPDDEPKKPPVRKGYVPVEEKIQKELHEMKERENELRLMRSQMLAKSQPNLLDIGNDNDSDIYDGSSSLRSGTSTNTLNEDEIEKEAKGKHKPNPRRRSTLIAQWENLIAAKKESNDNNNESDLNF
- the LOC132909319 gene encoding uncharacterized protein LOC132909319 isoform X1; the encoded protein is MKMEAEHRLEQLKKATDRIQKEIEEVTEREHELRNVGSIKTTSHETVDSKVRRMPQALASGKLKRTTSTPQILEAVNLTPSTPTLTPKMTNGVISSRTTPTPLRFATAPSQKGLMHRFLATRGKIYKPKSAGNDALTPPMAPSITLNPLSIKAFNRSLEIQLEPDDEPKKPPVRKGYVPVEEKIQKELHEMKERENELRLMRSQMLAKSQPNLLDIGNDNDSDIYDGSSSLRSGTSTNTLNEDEIEKEAKGKHKPNPRRRSTLIAQWENLIAAKKESNDNNNESDLNF
- the LOC132909319 gene encoding uncharacterized protein LOC132909319 isoform X3, giving the protein MPQALASGKLKRTTSTPQILEAVNLTPSTPTLTPKMTNGVISSRTTPTPLRFATAPSQKGLMHRFLATRGKIYKPKSAGNDALTPPMAPSITLNPLSIKAFNRSLEIQLEPDDEPKKPPVRKGYVPVEEKIQKELHEMKERENELRLMRSQMLAKSQPNLLDIGNDNDSDIYDGSSSLRSGTSTNTLNEDEIEKEAKGKHKPNPRRRSTLIAQWENLIAAKKESNDNNNESDLNF
- the LOC132909293 gene encoding tetratricopeptide repeat protein 27, encoding MNLSNAKKAINEEIEISLLINVVNNEGHNLPICVQHILNGNYKDVINNKLSSNLIQELNNSNNVSKLIHDNIEKTDSHDSWLYTGIASLLYFIQQNWTGPQIEKDTEWQKINEENILRNLSLHDECNANVKMSDLLYFSKMIFSNEILQNAYKSCIWWLFRTNLLHQFILNESSGTIFDETEHLIQKINDLQMLKENLYCETLFYIEAAQFYFYYRRIQNSEKYVKLAQKGAKLSLNLEGALGKRTKYQEDKAQLFLGITLEKEQFPSRYCENLPKSLDLNDDIRLEHIQFSTNIENTQLGAVEEAIILAKYIQLQLSQPKDKLTDEEVTPYLSVVVNNTRNWSLKIASLYHRCSLESEDKRTVERSMIQMEYLIHELNKSKICVANRMDLFFASGLKPVWALEQMWAQLMLSVGLVKGALDIFLKSKLWEEAIACYNILELRHKAAEIIQQEISKKPSVQLWCLLGDATQEPSCYETAWELSNKKSSRVQRHWGFFYFAKQNYEEAIPHLKLSVELNNIQENVWIRLGFAALQVKDWKLAATAYKRYCALEQTTFEAWNNLAKAYIKLGDKVKAWKSLQDALKCNYDQWQVWDNLMVVSIDLGHFSEVIRCYHRILDLKNHHLDVQILDILTDAVVNNVNDSDGKSAQKLLPKVLELFGRITSFIPNNSDIWRMYGQLTFLKKTDIDNDKALHYLHQAHRIAVSDPKWLLQEESVQKVLQLCCMLAEMYLQYVPNCEPKKKRTLLASAKLSLQGIVKKVKDKEWNIEKICTSVEKVEKYLNIVIIELEKIKLAN
- the LOC132909321 gene encoding 3-oxoacyl-[acyl-carrier-protein] reductase FabG-like — translated: MAFAGKVVLITGASSGIGAATAVQFSQLGALLSLTGRNIQKLNEVAEQCKSNKPLIVTGELTNESDVENIVKSTIKHYGKLDVLVNNAGILENGGIENTSLEQYDRVFNVNVRSIYHLTMLAVPYLVESKGNIVNVSSVVGIRSFSGVLAYSMSKSAIDQFTRCIALDLAPKQVRVNAVNPGVIVTNLHRSSGMSEDQLKAFFAKGKETHALGRTGEPSEVAKAITYLASDDASFTTGVTLSVDGGRHVMCPR
- the LOC132909327 gene encoding riboflavin kinase, with translation MSTKSIPYFLSGSVVRGFGRGSKALGIPTANLEDKVVNNLPGDLSTGIYYGWASIDGQTYKMVASIGWNPFYKNEKKTVEIHLMHKFENDFYGKQIKAVFTGYVRPEKDFTSEEELIRAIKDDITIAEEQLQKSDMAVYKDNSFFKE